Genomic segment of Bacteroidota bacterium:
CCGGTCGTGGTCTTGCACGGCCCCGCTCACAATCTCGCTGGCCGATGCGCTGCCCTGGTTGATGAGCACTACCAGCCCACCCTGCTCAAAGTCGTTTATGCGGCTACTGGCCTCGTGGCGGCTCATGCTGCTGGGTATGCGTCCTTCGGTGTACACAATCAGCTGGCCCTGTTTCAGGAAGAAATCCGTCATCTGCGTAGCCTGATACAGATAGCCGCCCGGGTTGTTCCGCAGGTCCAAGATCAGGTTTTTCAGGCCCTGGCGCTTCAGTTTCAGCAGGTGCTCTACAAACTCCTGATAGGTAGTCTCGCTAAACCGGTTTACCTTGATGTAGCCATTTTCGTTATCGATCATGTAGCTATAGTCTACCGCATACAGGGGGATCTTGTCGCGCTCTATCTCAAACAGGATGGGCTTCTTGATGCCCAGTCGCTTGATCTCTACCTTCACCTTTGTGCCCTTGGGGCCACGCAGGCGGCGTATCACATCGTCATTGGTCAGGCCTACGCCAGCTATCCGCTCCCCGTCTACCGAGATGATGCGGTCTCCGGCCTGGATGCCCACTTTCTCGCTTGGGCCACCGGATATGGCGGTTACTACATACAGCGTATCCTCTACAATGTTAAACTCGATGCCTACCCCCTCAAAGGCGCCCTGCATATTCTCGTTCACACTCTGCATATCCTTCAGGGGTATGTAGAAGGTATGCGGATCCAGGCCCTCCAGCATGCCTTTTATGGCATCCTCGGTCATTTTTTCCGGATTCACTTCCTCAAAGTAATTGGCAGCTACCTTGTAGTACACCTCCTCCAGTTTGCGTATGGCACGCTGCTCTCGGGTTTCCAGCTTCAGGTTAAAACCAACCAGCATACCCACCATTACAAGCATAATGGCAGACAGGGGATACAGGATACGGGGTGACATGTAGTGTGGTATCTTTGGAATGGGACGTAAACGTCGGTATAAACCTCGAAAATACAAAAATAGCTCCGTACCCATGCCCATCCTGTACCACAATAACCGCACGGGCGAAGCGGGTAAAGGCCAAAGCTGCCTATCTTTGTGCATGGAGGTGAATACGGCGGGGCAGAACTGGACCCTGAATAAGGCCGATGAGGCACGCTGGCAGCGGCTGATGCAGCTGCTGGAGCCCCGATTTGGCGGCCAGAAGCTAAAGCTGGAAGCCCTGCTGCTACTCATCGGGATGCGCGAGCGGGGACTGGGGCACGAGCCGATAGAGCGGAACGAGAAGATGGACCTGATGCACGTAGGCCTATGCACCATCCTGGCCCCGGCTGGCTACTACCAGCCTATGGCACCCGATGCTGAGGGCTGGCCACAGTGGGAGCTGGCAAAGCCCCTACCCTTTCTGGACCTGTTCAAGCAGGTAAACTTCCTGCGCCACCACCTGCTCCAGTATTTCGAAGCGGTCTTTCCGGAAGAACTGACAGCCTGAAGGACATGCCGACTACACCTGGTACGCAACATCCGGGCCCTACGGCCGCTTAGCCTACCCCAAAACACGAACCCGACACGAAGCATGCGCCTGGAACTCAGCAAGAAATTCTCCTTCGAGGCAGCACACTGGCTGCCCTGTTTTCCCGAGGGGCACAAGTGCCGGCGCATGCATGGCCACAGCTTTGTGGTAGAGGTATTTGTGCAAGGCCAGATGGTGGCCGAGCAGGGCTACTTGATAGACTATGCCGAGATAAAAGCGATTGTAAAACCGCTGATAGACCAGCTGGACCACTATGTGCTGAACGAGGTGGGAGACCAGCTGCGGGAACCCCTGCTGCAAAACCCGACGAGCGAGAACCTGGCAATCTGGTTTTACTGGCAGCTAAAACCCCGGCTACCCCTGCTGCACCACATTCGTGTGTTCGAAACTTGCACCAGTAGCTGCACCTATTTTGGCGATTAATGCCTTAATTGCGCGTATTACACTTTAACCAATCCCTACCTATGAAACTGGAAACGTACATCAAGATTGTAGACCGTGCAATAGAGAAAATGGGCATCAGCCTGAAAGACTACAAGGTGGCCGAAAACCAGTGGGTGTACATAAAGGGCAGTGCCTTTACCCTGGTAGAGGTAGGCAGCTACACGCACGACGGCAAAGAGCGCGGCTATATACAGGCCTTTGCCCCCATCTGCCAGATGCCCGAGGAGAACACAACCGATTTTCTGCTGGAAGTAATGAAGCTGAACCACGGCATGCGCGGCACCTTCTTTGCCCTGCACCGAGACATTGTGGTAATGAAGATGGTGCGGGACGTAGTGGGCCTGGACGACAGCGAGGTACAAAAGATGATTACCTACATTGGCCGGATGGCTGACAAACTGGACAACCCGCTGAAGAAGGTGCACGGCGGGGCCGATGTGGACGTGAACCTGAGCCTGATGACCGAGATAGCACAGGCAGCACCCGTAGCCCTGTAGGCACAGCGGCCGGCTGCATTCCGCTTGATGTATCCGTTCATCCCGGGTGAATTACGCCTTGGTACTATGTTTAGCGGTATGAAAAAACTATCAGATTTAAAACTCCGACACATTTTTGACATAAAGCCTAGTACGGACTACGAGCGTACCGAACAGGGCATTCAGGAAGGCATCAGCATCCGGGGCTTCAATATGTGGATGCTGCTATGCGCCGTGGTGCTGGCCAGCATAGGCCTGGATACCAACAGCCCGGCTGTCATTATAGGTGCCATGCTTATCTCGCCCCTGATGGGGCCCATCTTGGGCATTGGTTTCAATGTAGCCACACAAAATAAGGCTGAGCTGATACGTAGCCTGTACAACTTTGGGATTGCCAC
This window contains:
- a CDS encoding S41 family peptidase, which gives rise to MSPRILYPLSAIMLVMVGMLVGFNLKLETREQRAIRKLEEVYYKVAANYFEEVNPEKMTEDAIKGMLEGLDPHTFYIPLKDMQSVNENMQGAFEGVGIEFNIVEDTLYVVTAISGGPSEKVGIQAGDRIISVDGERIAGVGLTNDDVIRRLRGPKGTKVKVEIKRLGIKKPILFEIERDKIPLYAVDYSYMIDNENGYIKVNRFSETTYQEFVEHLLKLKRQGLKNLILDLRNNPGGYLYQATQMTDFFLKQGQLIVYTEGRIPSSMSRHEASSRINDFEQGGLVVLINQGSASASEIVSGAVQDHDRGLVVGRRSFGKGLVQQQYTLSDGSAIRVVVSRYFTPSGRCIQKPYVPGHTEEYEQEAYDRYETGEAFDESKINLPDSLKYKTDAGRVVYGGGGILPDVFVPTDTSETSEYLTNLIKSRIFETFAYRYKDTHPGLATTYPTGRAYSTGFQVDKALINDFTTFAVEHGVPYVQAGYVKSERFIRNNLKAQIGRAYYNDDGFWPVILQADDVFQKGLALMPDAIQLAKTGKFAKDKE
- a CDS encoding YbjN domain-containing protein codes for the protein MKLETYIKIVDRAIEKMGISLKDYKVAENQWVYIKGSAFTLVEVGSYTHDGKERGYIQAFAPICQMPEENTTDFLLEVMKLNHGMRGTFFALHRDIVVMKMVRDVVGLDDSEVQKMITYIGRMADKLDNPLKKVHGGADVDVNLSLMTEIAQAAPVAL
- the queD gene encoding 6-carboxytetrahydropterin synthase QueD encodes the protein MRLELSKKFSFEAAHWLPCFPEGHKCRRMHGHSFVVEVFVQGQMVAEQGYLIDYAEIKAIVKPLIDQLDHYVLNEVGDQLREPLLQNPTSENLAIWFYWQLKPRLPLLHHIRVFETCTSSCTYFGD